Proteins encoded by one window of Lasioglossum baleicum chromosome 4, iyLasBale1, whole genome shotgun sequence:
- the LOC143208177 gene encoding putative pyruvate dehydrogenase E1 component subunit alpha, mitochondrial isoform X1: protein MMIPTCIRNIGVQTSKRNFGSWNEVVSFFFNKKNNYATEATFETKPFRLHKLDSGPSTQVKLTREDALDMYRKLHTVRRMETSAGNLYKEKIVRGFCHLYSGQEACAVGIKAALREQDAVITAYRAHGWTYLMGVEPFGVLAELTGRKGGNAKGKGGSMHMYCKNFYGGNGIVGAQVPLGVGIALAQKYMNTGGVCVALYGDGAANQGQVFEVYNMAKLWDVPCIFVCENNGYGMGTSVDRASASTDYYTRGDYVPGIWVDGMDVLAVREATRFAVNHCTSGKGPIVLETVTYRYSGHSMSDPGTSYRTREEIQEVRQTRDPITGFKERVLNANLITQDEIKAMENEIKKQVDSAVKAAKADTEIPVSELTADIYTDCKEKEIRNITPFNPLTHTRLGPAVNA, encoded by the exons ATGATGATTCCAACCTGCATCAGAAATATCGGCGTGCAAACGTCAAAACGCAAC TTCGGGAGCTGGAACGAG GTGGTATCCTTTTTCTTCAATAAGAAGAACAATTATGCCACAGAAGCTACATTTGAAACGAAACCTTTCCGATTGCATAAACTGGACAGCGGACCCTCCACTCAAGTCAAACTAACTAGGGAGGATGCCTTAGATATGTACAGAAAGTTGCACACGGTTCGTCGTATGGAAACATCTGCGGGAAATCTTTACAAAGAAAAGATTGTCAGAGGTTTCTGCCATCTGTATTCTGGCCAA GAAGCCTGTGCAGTTGGTATTAAAGCTGCTCTTAGAGAGCAAGATGCTGTGATCACAGCTTACCGTGCTCATGGATGGACTTACTTAATGGGGGTTGAACCATTCGGTGTTCTAGCCGAATTAACTGGTAGGAAAGGAGGCAATGCGAAAGGTAAAGGTGGTTCCATGCACATGTACTGTAAAAACTTCTACGGTGGAAATGGCATTGTCGGTGCTCAA GTGCCATTAGGAGTTGGAATTGCTCTTGCTCAAAAATACATGAACACAGGAGGTGTATGCGTTGCATTGTACGGCGATGGTGCAGCTAATCAAGGACAGGTATTCGAAGTATACAATATGGCTAAATTATGGGATGTTCCCTGTATCTTCGTCTGTGAGAACAATGGATACGGTATGGGTACTAGCGTCGACCGTGCTTCTGCTAGCACAGACTATTACACAAGAGGAGATTACGTTCCTGGAATTTGG GTGGATGGTATGGATGTGTTAGCCGTTAGAGAAGCTACAAGGTTCGCCGTGAATCATTGCACATCCGGCAAAGGACCTATCGTTCTTGAAACTGTGACGTACAGGTACAGCGGTCACAGTATGTCTGATCCTGGTACTAGCTACCGTACAAGAGAGGAGATCCAGGAAGTCAGACAAACTCGAGATCCCATTACTGGTTTCAAAGAACGAGTCTTGAACGCTAATCTCATCACTCAAGATGAAATTAAA GCAATGGAGAATGAAATCAAGAAACAAGTAGACAGTGCTGTGAAAGCTGCCAAGGCGGATACCGAAATTCCTGTGAGCGAGCTCACCGCCGACATTTATACCGAttgcaaagaaaaagaaatccgcAATATAACTCCATTCAACCCTCTGACGCACACAAGGCTAGGACCCGCAGTCAACGCTTAA
- the LOC143208177 gene encoding putative pyruvate dehydrogenase E1 component subunit alpha, mitochondrial isoform X2 — protein sequence MMIPTCIRNIGVQTSKRNVVSFFFNKKNNYATEATFETKPFRLHKLDSGPSTQVKLTREDALDMYRKLHTVRRMETSAGNLYKEKIVRGFCHLYSGQEACAVGIKAALREQDAVITAYRAHGWTYLMGVEPFGVLAELTGRKGGNAKGKGGSMHMYCKNFYGGNGIVGAQVPLGVGIALAQKYMNTGGVCVALYGDGAANQGQVFEVYNMAKLWDVPCIFVCENNGYGMGTSVDRASASTDYYTRGDYVPGIWVDGMDVLAVREATRFAVNHCTSGKGPIVLETVTYRYSGHSMSDPGTSYRTREEIQEVRQTRDPITGFKERVLNANLITQDEIKAMENEIKKQVDSAVKAAKADTEIPVSELTADIYTDCKEKEIRNITPFNPLTHTRLGPAVNA from the exons ATGATGATTCCAACCTGCATCAGAAATATCGGCGTGCAAACGTCAAAACGCAAC GTGGTATCCTTTTTCTTCAATAAGAAGAACAATTATGCCACAGAAGCTACATTTGAAACGAAACCTTTCCGATTGCATAAACTGGACAGCGGACCCTCCACTCAAGTCAAACTAACTAGGGAGGATGCCTTAGATATGTACAGAAAGTTGCACACGGTTCGTCGTATGGAAACATCTGCGGGAAATCTTTACAAAGAAAAGATTGTCAGAGGTTTCTGCCATCTGTATTCTGGCCAA GAAGCCTGTGCAGTTGGTATTAAAGCTGCTCTTAGAGAGCAAGATGCTGTGATCACAGCTTACCGTGCTCATGGATGGACTTACTTAATGGGGGTTGAACCATTCGGTGTTCTAGCCGAATTAACTGGTAGGAAAGGAGGCAATGCGAAAGGTAAAGGTGGTTCCATGCACATGTACTGTAAAAACTTCTACGGTGGAAATGGCATTGTCGGTGCTCAA GTGCCATTAGGAGTTGGAATTGCTCTTGCTCAAAAATACATGAACACAGGAGGTGTATGCGTTGCATTGTACGGCGATGGTGCAGCTAATCAAGGACAGGTATTCGAAGTATACAATATGGCTAAATTATGGGATGTTCCCTGTATCTTCGTCTGTGAGAACAATGGATACGGTATGGGTACTAGCGTCGACCGTGCTTCTGCTAGCACAGACTATTACACAAGAGGAGATTACGTTCCTGGAATTTGG GTGGATGGTATGGATGTGTTAGCCGTTAGAGAAGCTACAAGGTTCGCCGTGAATCATTGCACATCCGGCAAAGGACCTATCGTTCTTGAAACTGTGACGTACAGGTACAGCGGTCACAGTATGTCTGATCCTGGTACTAGCTACCGTACAAGAGAGGAGATCCAGGAAGTCAGACAAACTCGAGATCCCATTACTGGTTTCAAAGAACGAGTCTTGAACGCTAATCTCATCACTCAAGATGAAATTAAA GCAATGGAGAATGAAATCAAGAAACAAGTAGACAGTGCTGTGAAAGCTGCCAAGGCGGATACCGAAATTCCTGTGAGCGAGCTCACCGCCGACATTTATACCGAttgcaaagaaaaagaaatccgcAATATAACTCCATTCAACCCTCTGACGCACACAAGGCTAGGACCCGCAGTCAACGCTTAA
- the LOC143208180 gene encoding uncharacterized protein LOC143208180, translating to MAAAGSEKAGTILQKLGLKPITKCSLVKFYVPAFGVASYTALSVNVMNPSLVVRVFPKRDITNFLLGSALVGTGSYIYTREHMKNAPQITRIAYSAAGAVLLSFGSVLVWAVLRSIVPPNPALCTIAGIASGLVFISVGSNYLAFVDEQTQKK from the exons ATGGCTGCGGCAGGAAGCGAGAAAGCCGGCACAATCTTGCAGAAACTCGGCTTGAAGCCGATCACGAAATGTAGTCTCGTGAAATTCTACGTTCCGGCTTTCGGTGTTGCTTCGTACACCGCATTGTCGGTAAATGTGATGAATCCGAGTCTTGTCGTCAG AGTATTTCCAAAGAGAGACATCACAAATTTTTTATTGGGTAGTGCTCTCGTCGGCACTGgttcatatatatatactcgTGAACACATGAAAAATGCTCCTCAGATCACAAGAATTGCATATAG CGCTGCTGGTGCTGTATTGCTGAGTTTCGGATCGGTTCTGGTATGGGCAGTATTGCGATCTATTGTACCACCTAATCCTGCTTTGTGCACAATAGCTGGTATTGCTTCTGGTCTTGTATTCATTAGTGTTGGTTCCAATTATCTAGCCTTCGTTGACGAACAAACACAGAAGAAGTAG
- the LOC143208482 gene encoding uncharacterized protein LOC143208482, giving the protein MSPVEDNLLTRRLMSLADSHHEEDDEDTSRVLIAKGVTMVILCVVSTCMGILPMQLAKCLKWNTAGVTNPRSTRLVSLLLGFGGGVLFCTTFLHLLPEVKEGVEDLTHDGKLPELSFSLAEALTCAGFFIMYLVEESVHTHLRNKQAKREENSKKDVSKSTNELVENGQTQPNCVSGHSHFNGHGHSHHLPIIMDEKDDFVISSLRGLLIVLGLSVHELFEGLAIGLESSATYVWYMFAAVAAHKFVIAFCIGVELIASNTRRYLSVIYVCTFAVVSPLGIGIGMCLVGGGSAAASGILPVLLQGLASGTLLYVVFFEILQEHRTGMKQYLSIILGFIVMFGLQILTIWKLGVAGVRATESSGDNCRLERFRNNLNFYRTLIGSLWGERARIIITAFTSVYRFVNIITITLLVAGTLRSGAIVFQISIRIASIIERETFESCPFQRNPSGFQKSDQFRVNIGSQRPEMIFRLATPFEQTQIRRGNRLKYRCKRLAELEGRDDRWKRREEEGFSEVVAGDNKKCDPRDLRRVETRHSKGVKPFSKSNKMEETTTSTILLVAKIGAMVGLGFGSLILGMLPLIVGRYRMNHRQKRHRGISSNSSTCTSTSVSNAFGPSNATTSTNSQGLHTSLLLCFGGGVLLFTTFLHLAPEVRSSVERHQSNDQLPTLGTLSLSELLFCGGFFLVYFVEEAVHAALTGKPESSEALLYRTVSVRRCNNNQPGASSGTYTGSTTTVSTTTRSTWKEDIESSEDNDSSKRSTHHLDNLDGKQDKTLPAIFVLSSPTGLSSAERHHADHARHSSSVADLNHYPRTKHHEHKHVMTKNTSIQGLLTVLALSFHAIFEGLAVGLEPSIASVVYLAAAIATHKLVISFCVGMELYVAGASTRTTLGYMTIFSMVTPIGIAVGLALGHFKNDSENLGPTPTILQGMAAGTLLYVVFFEVLAREKANEKSGLLQLMAIIVGFMLMLGLQIATAHSHSHSHSHGGHSHEHDHEDENHHEDDHDHEADSHEPMHLTSSEKILTGTIDRVTETVTEAVTNYLSSSTQFPAGVRQRNGTITLADSS; this is encoded by the exons ATGTCTCCAGTGGAAGATAATTTGTTGACGCGAAGACTGATGTCTCTGGCTGATTCACATCACGAAGAAGATGACGAGGACACGTCTAGAGTACTAATTGCAAAAGGTGTCACTATGGTCATCTTATGCGTAGTCAGCACTTGCATGGGCATTCTACCGATGCAACTAGCGAAGTGTTTGAAATGGAACACCGCCGGCGTCACGAATCCGAG ATCGACCAGATTGGTGAGCTTGCTGCTTGGATTCGGCGGTGGTGTCCTCTTCTGTACCACTTTCCTTCACCTACTGCCGGAAGTGAAGGAAGGGGTGGAGGATCTTACACATGATGGCAAACTTCCGGAACTCAGTTTCTCGCTGGCCGAGGCTCTTACCTGTGCCGG ATTCTTCATTATGTACTTAGTCGAAGAGTCCGTCCACACACACCTGAGGAACAAGCAAGCGAAAAGGGAAGAGAATTCGAAGAAAGATGTCAGCAAAAGCACAAACGAGTTGGTGGAGAATGGGCAAACACAGCCGAACTGCGTCAGCGGTCACTCTCACTT CAACGGCCACGGCCATTCGCACCACTTGCCGATCATAATGGACGAGAAAGATGACTTCGTCATAAGTTCCCTGCGGGGATTGTTAATAGTTCTCGGGCTGTCCGTGCATGAATTATTCGAAGGACTCGCTATTGGACTGGAGAGTTCAGCCACTTATGTCTG GTACATGTTCGCCGCGGTTGCAGCCCACAAGTTCGTCATTGCGTTCTGCATCGGCGTGGAGCTAATAGCATCAAACACCAGACGATACCTTTCGGTCATTTACGTTTGCACATTTGCGGTCGTTTCTCCTTTGGGGATCGGCATAGGAATGTGCCTGGTCGGAGGCGGGAGCGCAGCCGCTAGTGGCATACTTCCGGTCTTGTTGCAG GGTCTAGCTTCCGGTACTCTACTGTACGTCGTATTTTTCGAGATACTCCAAGAGCACAGGACCGGCATGAAGCAGTACTTGTCTATCATTCTAGGATTCATTGTGATGTTCGGACTGCAGATATTAA CCA TTTGGAAACTGGGTGTTGCTGGAGTTCGTGCGACTGAAAGTTCGGGGGATAACTGCAGACTGGAGCGGTTTCGAAACAATTTGAACTTTTACAGAACGCTAATAGGAAGTTTATGGGGCGAGCGGGCAAGAATCATTATAACAGCATTCACGTCGGTTTAC CGATTTGTTAATATAATAACCATTACTCTGCTTGTGGCTGGTACCCTTCGCAGCGGTGCAATTGTCTTCCAAATCTCGATTAGGATCGCTTCGATCATCGAAAGAGAAACTTTCGAAAGTTGCCCCTTTCAACGAAATCCATCAGGATTCCAGAAGTCTGACCAATTCCGAGTAAACATCGGTTCG CAACGACCGGAGATGATTTTCCGGTTAGCTACACCTTTCGAACAGACGCAGATTCGTCGTG GGAACAGACTAAAGTATCGATGCAAACGGCTAGCTGAACTAGAAGGTCGTGATGACCGGTGGAAAAGACGAGAGGAAGAAGGATTTAGTGAAGTGGTGGCAGGAGACAACAAAAAGTGCGATCCACGGGATCTGAGAAGAGTAGAAACA AGACATTCGAAGGGAGTGAAACCA TTTTCGAAGTCTAACAAAATGGAGGAAACAACGACGTCCACGATTCTGCTGGTAGCGAAGATAGGAGCCATGGTCGGCCTTGGCTTCGGCTCCCTGATCCTCGGCATGCTTCCGCTGATTGTCGGACGGTACAGGATGAATCATCGTCAAAAACGACACCGCGGGATTTCCAGCAATTCCAGCACCTGCACGTCCACGTCAGTTTCGAATGCTTTCGGTCCCAGCAACGCAACCACGTCCACGAACTCGCAA GGTCTGCACACGTCCCTGCTCCTCTGTTTCGGCGGCGGCGTCCTGCTGTTCACTACGTTTCTGCACCTGGCGCCGGAAGTGCGCAGCAGCGTGGAACGTCACCAGTCGAACGATCAACTACCAACGCTTGGTACCTTGAGTCTGTCGGAGTTGTTGTTCTGCGGCGGTTTCTTCCTCGTGTATTTCGTCGAGGAGGCTGTTCACGCGGCCCTAACAGGGAAACCAGAGTCTTCGGAAGCGCTTTTGTACCGGACGGTATCGGTGCGCAGATGCAACAATAATCAGCCTGGTGCATCTTCGGGGACGTATACAGGGTCAACGACCACGGTATCTACGACGACCAGATCCACTTGGAAAGAGGACATCGAGTCCTCGGAGGACAACGACTCGAGCAAACGGTCCACGCATCATCTGGATAACCTGGATGGCAAACAGGACAAGACTTTGCCAGCCATATTCGTCTTGTCCTCGCCAACAGGGCTGTCCTCTGCGGAACGTCATCATGCAGATCACGCGAGACACTCGTCCTCCGTTGCTGATCTAAATCATTACCCCAGGACGAAGCATCACGAGCATAAACACGTAATGACGAAGAACACGTCGATTCAAGGACTCTTGACTGTCCTGGCGCTTTCGTTCCACGCCATCTTCGAAGGATTAGCTGTTGGTCTAGAGCCATCGATAGCGTCTGTCGTCTACCTAGCCGCAGCAATCGCCACTCACAAATTGGTGATTTCATTTTGCGTCGGTATGGAATTGTACGTCGCTGGAGCCTCAACTAGAACCACTCTAGGttatatgacgatattttcaATGGTAACCCCCATCGGCATAGCCGTAGGACTAGCTCTAGGACACTTCAAGAACGACAGCGAGAATCTAGGCCCCACGCCTACGATACTCCAAGGAATGGCCGCCGGGACTCTGCTCTACGTGGTTTTCTTCGAGGTTCTGGCACGCGAGAAGGCTAACGAGAAAAGTGGACTCTTACAGTTGATGGCCATAATCGTCGGGTTCATGCTGATGTTGGGCCTACAAATCGCCA CGGCGCATTCCCACTCCCACTCGCATTCGCACGGCGGTCACTCGCACGAGCACGACCACGAGGACGAGAACCACCACGAAGATGATCACGACCACGAGGCGGATTCCCACGAGCCAATGCATTTGACGAGCAGCGAGAAAATACTTACCGGTACGATCGACCGGGTGACAGAGACTGTAACAGAGGCTGTCACAAACTATCTTTCCTCCTCGACGCAATTCCCAGCTGGCGTTCGACAAAGAAACGGCACGATAACTCTCGCAGATAGCAGCTAA